The Salminus brasiliensis chromosome 22, fSalBra1.hap2, whole genome shotgun sequence genomic interval GAGTGCACAGTAATTCTCACCTTCTTCAGTTTAAGAAGAAAGGGGGCtcttagataaaaaaaataaatactatatatCCTATCTATAAATACATCATTCTGAGTTTATACAAAAAATAAGATACAAAAAATAAACTACATTTAATAACTACATCTTTATATAAATCTGTATCGTTGATTTAAAAAGAgtatataataattcataaataaaagAATCAGACATAAACGTTTATATagacatataaatatatgtaaacagGAATGAGGTcagttaataataatagaattatTAAAAGACTGTAAAATTAATACTGAATGACTCATTTGTAAAACTCCTAAATCGCGCTGAGAGCAGGGAGTGACTCCAGTAGGCTCAGGACCTTCAGCAGCTCCCTTCTGATCTGCTCCCATGCGCTGACCTGGTCCTGTAAGAGTGAATGCAGGTGTGTTAGGGTGCAGCGCAGGCGGAGGGCCGTAGATGGGCACTGCAGTACTGCGTGTGAGTGAAAGGGGGCAGTAGGGGAACGGCTTACCGTGGCGCTCTGGGCGAGAACTTTCAGCTGGTTGAAGTACAAGGGCAGTCTTTTACTCCTCCTCATTCTGACGCTCATCTGCATTAATGAGAGAGCAGACCATCAGTGCCAATGAACGAGTAGACACGGCCACGTATATGTACATATAGCTCCAACCAGGGCCGGCCAAAAGCCAGGGACCCCTTatataccaccacctcagcatcAGATGCTTCATCgttccataggctgtttaataccacttcattttattattcagatttttattttttttatcatgatattttggtgctcttgggggccccctggtggcgtgGGGGCCCTAAGCTGCCGCGTAATGTTCCCCATGAGCATCTTCCGTGGTTGGGCTGAAGTACAGGTCATCTTTGTTAAGTCCAAGTACAAGTCCGACTACAAATACTGTTGAGTGGAGGTCAAGTCTCAGTGTGGATACTTTCGACTTAGAGACAAGTCTAAGTACAAACACTATTGAATAGTAGTCTGATCAGGACAGGTCTGAATACAAATACTGTCCAGATCAGGACaggtctgagtacaaatactgtccagatcaggacaggtccgagtacaaatactgtccagatcaggacaggtccgagtacaaatactgtccagatcaggacaggtccgagtacaaatactgtccAGATCAGGACAGGTCAGAGTAAAACAAATACTGTCCAGATCAGGACAGgtccgagtacaaatactgtccagatcaggacaggtccgagtacaaatactgtccAATAAGGACaggtctgagtacaaatactgtccAATAAGGACAGGTCTGAATACAAATACTGTCCAGATCAGGACAGgtccgagtacaaatactgtccAATAAGGACAGGTCTGAATACAAATACTGTCCAGATCAGGACAGGtcagagtacaaatactgtccagatcaggacaggtccgagtacaaatactgtccAATAAGGACaggtctgagtacaaatactgtccAATAAGGACAGGTCTGAATACAAATACTGTCCAGATCAGGACAGgtccgagtacaaatactgtccAATCAGGACAGGTCTGAATACAAATACTGTCCAGATCAGGACAGGTCTGAGTAAAACAAATACTGTCCAGATCAGGACAGGTCTGAGTAAAACAAATACTGTCCAGATCAGGACaggtctgagtacaaatactgtccagatcaggacaggtccgagtacaaatactgtccagatcaggacaggtccgagtacaaatactgtccAATCAGGACAGGTCTGAATACAAATACTGTCCAGATCAGGACAGGTCTGAGTAAAACAAATACTGTCCAGATCAGGACAGgtccgagtacaaatactgtccAATAAGGACAGgtccgagtacaaatactgtccAGATCAGACATCTGAACACTCCGAGTGCTGATCAGGTCAGATGAGGTAGCGTTAGTCAGTGTTCAGCACTCTGCCATCATTACTTTCACAGCATTTCAGAAACACTCACACATGAGCGCAGTCCCTCAGTCTGACGCTCCAGAGTGCTCAAGAAGTCTCCCAGCTGGTCCTCGCTCCAGGAGACGGGATCAGCCTCGTTCAGCAGCGCAgagatctgctccagagtctcaaTGACCAACCACACCTGCTTCTGcggctgcagagagagagagagacagagagagagagagagagagagacagagagcgagagagacagacacacagagaaagagagacagacagagagaaagagagacagacagagagagagagagacagacagagagagagagagagacagagagagagagagagagggagagagacagagagagagagacagacacagagaaagagagagagacagagagagagagagagacagacagaaagagagagacagagagagagggagagagacagagagagagagagacagacacagagagagagagagagacagagagagagagagagagacagagagagagagagagagagacagagagagagagagacagacagacacagagagagagagagacagacacagaaaaaagagagagagagagagacagacagagagagagagagagacagacagaaagagagagacagggagagagagagacagagagagagagagagacagacagaaagagagagacagagagagagggagagagacagagagagagaaagacagaaagagagagagaaagacagaaagagagagacacagagagagagagagagagagagacacagagagaaagagagagagagagagacagagagagagagagggacagagcgagagagagagagagagagacacacacagagagaaagagagagagagagagagagagagggacagagcgagagagagagagagagagagacagggagagagagagagagagagtgtgagagagagagagaagggtgagtggaagcgcaaggtaggtgtttccaataaagtggccagaaaagGGTGTAGTTCATGAAGTACCTGAGAATGTCGGTGGTGGAGGAACCACTTGTGCCATTCGGAATCAAAGATGCAGGCCTCCTCCCCGCCCGCGCTGAGTCCCGCCCCCTGTAGGAAAGCAGACCGAGCCGCAGTTCATTTGATTGACAGGTCTGAATGAAGCTGTAACCCGGGGTCTGGATGACCTGAAGACTCACCATTTCCCTCAGCAGCGTCAGGTACTGGCCATGGAGCTCTCCAAATTTATGACTGatccatcggcagccggaggcCGAGCTCGCGCCCCCCAGAGCCAGAACGAGGCAAAATTGCAGGAGCATCATCTCCGTATCTTCTCCGAAAGGAAGCAGTGAAGCAGATCTCGGGAGGTGAAGGCCTGGACAGCAGACTGCAGATCCCAGCGAGAGCCCAGTGTGTTCCACTGTTCGGTAGTTCCATCTTGCCCCGCTGTTAATGCACAGGATTTATACGGCAGCAACCGAAAAGCCTAAGGTCGAATTTCACTTTCCAGATCTGCAGCCATAAAACAAAGCCACAATGCACACGTGTGGAGGGAGCCGCTGCAGTTGCGcaacacctgtgtgtgtgtgtgtgtgtgtgtgtgtgtgtgtgatcatcaCCGGTGGATCTATGTGGTGAAACAGTGTAACAGCCAAAAGCCTTCGTGCTACTGATCTACTCATTCAGAGCAGGGCTCGGTTCTCAGGAAACCCACCCACTCTGATTCCTGTACAGTGGTGCTGAATGAAACCAGAGTTCGGTATATAAcgttgatgatgttgatgaatCTGGAAAAACACCACATTTTCTGAACGTCCTGAGGCCTCCGTCATGAGCAAGTGTTCAAATCTGCTCAGGACTCTGGTAAAACCGCATCTCGggcatcaggcagtgtcttTAGGTCATTAGGTGTAATAGTAACCCtctctgagggagcttttagaggcttccgacgtctggttccattcatcTCCACTGTAAACAGTTCTGACCGGGTACATTTCTCAAGAACGGTGAGATTCTCACCAAAACCACTCTGACTGcctttgtttatgtttatttctgTAATTATTCAGAGGATTTGAGCTGTCACTTAAATTCCCCTTTAATGATAAACACGCCTAATTAGACCTAGGCGTGTTTTTTTTACgcgcataaaaaaaaatacccatATTTCTTATGAACGATGAAACGTCATATTCTCTGCGCGTGGCTGAACTTTGGTAGGTTAGATGTTTTTCTGTTGTCACGTCTGACGTTTTCATGTTGATGACGAAAGCTTGAGGAAATTCCCGCCCAAATGGCTGAGAAAGAGAAATCGAAAGCCTTCGCGCGCTTCGCggtgttttggggttttttttgcgTGTTTGACGAAAACTTCGACCTTAATCCACCAAAACACGCGGATACGTTTCGGGTTACGTTCATTTTTTTACGCTTGAAAAGATCGTTTTTAAGTGCGAAGCGTCTTTTCGGTTAAATAAGAATAGGCGTCGTGGAGAACTACAGCacccacaatgcactgcaaaCTCGCAACGCAACAGAAACGTTCAGTAGTGCACATTTAAATTTTAcgcgtaataataataataataataataataataataaacaataaacacgCAATGTGTACAAATGTGTATTGTTTTAAGATGTAGTTTCTAAAGCAAGACGTTTCAAAGCATTGAGAGCTGAGCGGCGTCCTACAGAACTACAACTCCCATGAGCCCGTGCGAGAGCAGCAGGCTAGCTATAAACACAACAGGAACTTTTAGACGGAATGTGGCGTTTTACTCGACCGGCATCACTTTTTTACACGAAAACACGAATCTAATGGatataataatgttttattgggctgtttatgttatattttGTATGAAATGTTGTATTAAAGCTACGTCTCAGCGCTACACTGTGGTTCAGCCGGAGGTTAAAGGTCAAATGCTACGATTCATGAAACgttcattaaaaacaaaataataaacctAGATTTAATTCTCATAATCGAAACGTGTTAATAAAACAACACtgaaatgtataaatatgtgtcaataaattaatacaattattttCCTATTACTATAATAGGTGAAAATGGGATTAGGCTAAGGCACAGTACTTTTACTGAGCCTAATATCATACAGCAGCCGGGCTTAACACtgaataaatatgaattatatGGTGCAGTTATTAGAGTGGCACTTTAGGGTTTTATAAGCAGGGGGTGCAAATGTGGGGAACCAGCTTCAGCAGGCTATAGCTTACCTATAGCTGTCAGCTACATGTTTAGCGTGGGGTTTCAAATCTACcatctattaaagtggccattTTTCAGCAGAGATCCTGTGAGTCTGTAACGTCTGTCCGTCTAAAGCAAAGCAGCTCCATCACAGATTCACCACCATGCCAGACGTGGCGCCATAGTGGCGCCTGTTTACAGCGAACCCATTTGTGGAGGCCCAAAGTCCTGCTTGAGCCTGATCTGACCATAATCGGTCCATCCAGTCAAGAGTCTGGCAAACGTCCTGCTCTGACAAGGCCTACGAATGCTGTATTCGGGCTCGGCTGGCCTCTCGGCAGTGTggcttattcatttattattaattagtttttaataataaccagatattatgttttaagatacattgATCTGCCATGATGTGTGAATTGAAGAACACTGTTGATCTGGATACAGTGGGGTGGACACTGTCGAGggggatgttctagacgactggacttagaacatcttcaaaacatcaggcaggtctcgtGAGGCTGATTACTGTTATTATCCATATTTCGTATCCAATGAAAGAACCCAAACCCTCACACTGATCACTGAAATGTGCAGATGATCCAGATGAATCATGGGAGAACATTTTCTGAGGGAGATGAAAGATGGTTTTGCAGCTCCAGTGGCTAATATTGAAACTgtgtttgctaggtggttgccgtggtattccaggtggctgctgtggtgcCCCATGTAGTTGTTTGGGTGTTTCTATGTAGTATTTGCATCATCGTGACATAAGAACTTTGTACATCCGATCAGAAAGGCTGTATACCAGCTCGAATCACACCATCAGACTGTGTGACAAGCTGTTTAGCCCAAAATCACACCAGCGCTCCAGTAAAAACGCTGATTCAAGAACTCTGTAATGGAGTTTTACTAGTCGAAAATCAGCTACGACGTTTTTACTGGTTTTCCAGGTCTGGATATACTTAACATAAATTTGACTGGTCACATGTTAGCATTGATTTACATGGAACTTTATCTAATATTGCATTTGTACTAATAAAAACTCAACAATTATATCCTAATAGGTAGAAATTATAATTCCTGGTACCTCCACTGTAATTCAGACCAGTGAAAACTCTACTTTTAGAcataattatttattagataTCATTTTCAGAATATTCAGACTCCTCTAGCGCCTTTTTCATCTTTTAATCTTTCAAATCTTTTcttggtgttattggagacgtTTGGAGACTCCGAGGTGAAcgcacatgttcttcagttcctGTCCTGACtccgccccctgtttacagagcgggatgtaaatatgAATGCAGTCTTCGGTGTGACacgaaaaaaaataaatcactacATTTAAcaacgaaaaaaaagaaaggtcttCAAAGGTCACTTCACCAGTCGGGTAAAGTTCCATCCCACATCATTTCACAcgctaacatttaacaaaacaaaattaaTTGACATAATTTacgtaaaaaatatttatgtaatgtgggtctaAACAAAGTATTGAAGTCATAAAGTTATTTTTACAAGTTTTTGACAAGCAAATTTAGGCCGATTATGCAAATTAGCCAATGACGCCATTTATCGACTTTTAGAACAGCCAATAGTCATGTTTCCAGGACTGGATATCCTTAAAGTAAATTTGACTGGTCATATGTTAGCATTGATTTGCATTTATATCTATAATTGCATTTTTACTAATAAAACTCTATTAGTCTCTCTATTATCTACAATTACATCCTTATTGTTAGAAATTACAATTCCTGATACCTCCACTGTAATTCAGACCAGTGAAAACTCTAGTTTTagatataattatttattagaaaTCATTTGTAATAGTCAAAACTGGAATTGTGGTTATCTGAAGTGATATTATAGAGACCTAAACCTGCACATACTAGTCAAAACTACATTATAGAGATTATAGAgatcattattttaatttattttaacttttaattaatgtatCTGGCCTTTTTTTTACTACAGAATTGCATTGTGGAATATGTCAGGAATTTCTACTGCATTTTACTGCATTATAAGTGGTTAAATTGGGGATTTAGATCATTTAGGACGTGTTTAAGCttattaaacagtaaaaaagatAAGTCTCATTATTTAATAATGTGATTTACGCATTTCAAAAAGTCGCTCCCTACGAATGTTGAAAAGCCCAGGTCCGGATATTTATTAGATATCATTTTTAATAGTCAAAACTGGAATTGGGGTTATCTGAAATGATATTATAGAGATCTAAACCTGCACATTTTGGTTAAAACTACATTATAGAGATCTTGAATTAGTATTTTTATggatacttttttatttattttaacttctAATTAATTTACCTGGCCTTTTTACTACAGAATTGCACTACTAGTTTGCAAtactagttaaaaaaaaaatattattatataatatgataatatgataatatctaaaataaaaatatataatatatatatataatataaatataagtagTCAAAATGAAATTTTAGATAAGAAAAGTGTGAAATGACGTCATTTATGGGCGTTTAGGACAGCCAGTAGCTACTAGTTGGCAACGCCGTTGCCACCACAAGCGAGCCACAGCGGGCGAGGCTGTCTGTGTAGCGCCGTATACCCAGTACTGCTCGTACGGTAAGCGCAGGCCGACGCTGTGCTGTGCTCCGTCTGCGGCTCGTCTGCGGCTCGTCTGGCTGTCTTTAGGCTCGGTTCGGGaggctggaagctgctggattTCACCAGAAACACCGTTTCTCCTGTTCTTTCGGGCTAAACCGCTGGGCCTGGGTCGGTGACAGACATGACGGTAGGTGGTAGACAGCTAAGCTGATCCCGGTGTGTTCGGGAACGCCAGCCATCGTTGCTGTATAGGAACGATTTCCCCCAAGCCTAGATTATTGATCTGGCtaaatattgaaatatctgATGTGTTTAATAACGATAAGAGGGCGGACGAGTGTATTTGGAGGTGGTCAGCTGATTAATGAGGTGtcacatgttgttgttgttgttgtttatagCTATTTATCTAGCTGGAGAGTAGATGGAAACTTGGCTTCCCTCTCTGAATATGCATGGGAttagtttaaaaataaaatagtttatttatttaattagtgTAAATTAaagtttaaatgttaaaaaaatcgTAAAATAGACATTTAGCGTTGTTTTATGCACTGAACTCGATTATAATACGATTATAACTGCATTATAAGTGGTTAAATTGGGGATTTAGATCATTTAGGACGTGTTTAAGCTTATTAAGCTGTAAAAAAGATaagtttcattatttattaatttgattTACGCGTTTAAAAGTCCCTTACTACCAATGTTGGCAAGTCCAGGTCCGGATCCGCGCCAGGATTCcgctccaactgcctgggcagctctgctgcagctgtgctgcagcagagctgcccaggcagttggagcgGAATCCTGGCGCGGATCCGGACCTGGACTTGCCGCTTCGGCTCCCTACACAGTAAAAGTTCTGCCCTAGCCACCAGCCATGACATTTTTGGTGTCGAAGCTGGCTGTTTAGGTATTTTACTAGCACTAGAGCttaaataactaaattaaattATGGAAATAAAATAGATTTGGGTGACTTTTAGCGTTTTCTTAGCCAAGTAGCTAACAAGTAGCTTtgttatctagctagctagctaacttcgTTATTACACACCTAATACATGTATATTCGTTAATATACAGCTGATATTAAACCTCACCGGTGTCTAAAAGTCTTTATTTAGTGCTTGACTCGTTTTAAGGGGACAACACACGCTTAAAATCAGCAAGTTAGCCAGCTGCTATTTCAAAACATGGGACCTGGGCGTGTCCCAATTATTTTGTCCCGTCTCCCCCCCCTAAGTAGGGCGCTTCTCCAGGCTGGTAGTGCAGTACATGTGAACTAAGTAGGCACGCAGTATCCCAAATGCCCTTCTGTTAGCTAAGCAGTGCAGAAACGGTGCCTTCAACGTCGTTATTATGATTTGTACCGGTCCCAAGCGAGTGCACTACGTAGGTAGGAAGGTGACATTTGAGACACAGCCATGGTTTCACCTTCTCTGCACTCCCAGGTAGATGCTGTAGAGAGAAAGCAGCCTAGCTGGTCagcagcaaaaccagcatggGAGCACTGGGATGGTTGTCAACCAGCAAGAGACCAGCATAAAGCAGTTATAGCAGcagccccccccacccccctgtcATCATCATGACCAAATTATGACCAAACTATTTTGATATGAGGAAGTTTCCTGTCTAAGGAGAAGTCTTGCAAGAAAGGGCCTCTTGTGAAGCGACGTGTCCTCACCGACTTACATAATTTACTGCTGTGGGCATGAGTTAACTTCCAGCTCCCTGCGCGAGGAGGAAGAGGTGTACAGTATGTGCCCGcatgtttctgaccacagaaagAGACGACCAGACGTACCCTGGCCCAGACGTACCCTGGCCCAGACGTACCCTGGCCCAGACGTACCCTGGCCCATACGTACCCTGGCCCATACGTACCCTGGCCCATACGTACCCTGGCCCAGACGTACCCTGGCCCAGACGTACCTGTCTAACGCAGCTTGTTCCTGGAAGCTCCTTTAATGCTACGaaaataagtgttttttttgggggtggTGTGCAATCAAACTAAGGATCCCATCAATTACaattagttaaaaaaaacaaactaacagTCAGTGGATGGATGGTAAAAATAACCAGCAGATTAATCCTTAATACAAATGAGCTGGAagtaaaatggttaaaatgatCAGCGTTATTATACATTTATCTTGAAAAGGGGGATATTTGATATCTACTGTCATTAATAAATTGCTTCaggctgttttgatttttaaagTGTAACTGTAAAGGAAGAATAAGGATAGTAATCCTAATATTTACAAGATAAGAGTCATTTTAGTCCCAGAGTGAGGAAACAGCCGTAAAGGGCAAAGGGCTTTTAAAGGCCGTAAGCCTGCGCTCGCCCCGCTTGGTGGACGTCGTGGGCTGTGGGAACGCGAGGCCTAGTAAACGAGCTGCTAACAGCAGGTCCAGCTAACGCTGCTGTGTTCTTCCTCCGTGTTCTAGGGTGTGTGAAGTGGAAGTGAGGTGACCCGGACAGGAGCCATGCTCGCCACGCAGACCGCCGACTCCGTCCCAGAGGCCAAGAATGCCAAACAGGTTAGTAACCCGACCTCCTCCGTCCGCTCCGGGACGCCGGAAAGACGGGGAGTTGCGATGCGGCTGTTTCTGGACTGTCTGGTTTTATTAGAGGAGCTAAGTTTAACATTTCACTGCGTGTGTTTCCGcatcgacacacacacacacacacacacacacacacacacacacactcactcacaacaTACTGGATATCGGCACATCTATCGGTGCATTGTTGGCAATAGAGCGCAGCGATACTGTGAAGCTTCCTGACGCCCTACTTTTTTTACATGAGTATTTTTGTTTACgttatgaaaccaaacatttaaacagccACTAAAAGCCCGTCATAAACAGTTAAACCATTAAACACTTAAAGACTTTTAGTGGAACTTTTAGCACCTTCTGTTTCCATGGggtgatttgttttttttttttcccgttGAGAAATTTTCGTTAATTTcgaaacttttttttacatatttttttttctcac includes:
- the ifnphi4 gene encoding interferon phi 4, producing MMLLQFCLVLALGGASSASGCRWISHKFGELHGQYLTLLREMGAGLSAGGEEACIFDSEWHKWFLHHRHSQPQKQVWLVIETLEQISALLNEADPVSWSEDQLGDFLSTLERQTEGLRSCMSVRMRRSKRLPLYFNQLKVLAQSATDQVSAWEQIRRELLKVLSLLESLPALSAI